One segment of Alistipes finegoldii DSM 17242 DNA contains the following:
- a CDS encoding alpha-galactosidase codes for MKKLLKPLFTALFAGMVCTGAKAAEPQVINIRTNDLSMVMSVAPNGEVLFHHFGGRIDDASPAAGIKSYRRTDHGTDNLAYSTMGGRNFREPALRVTHADGDMNTELRYVSHATRTLADKNVSETVVKLTDTNQALDVELVYTAYAKENVITTHTVIRNREKGDAVLHAFYSSSLPVKARSYLLTHLYGSWARESQTDHTLLTHGSKSIESRKLVRTTHTENPAFMVTLDSEAFDENYGEVIAGALAWSGNFRLNFEVDEFNVLNILAGVNPYASDYTLAKGESFTTPEMVYTYSFEGAGGASRSLHDWARNYGVWHGHTYAPTLLNSWEGAYFTFDAKTLTDMIDDAADMGLEMFVLDDGWFGNKYPRNDANAGLGDWQINAKKLPEGIDYIASHAHRKGLKFGIWIEPEMVNPKSELAEKHPDWIVRSGDREMPRMRNQWLLDLTNPKVQDFVFSVFDNTMKLSPNIDYIKWDANRHAENAGSEFLPKDRQSHFWIDYVQGFYKVMERIRAKYPDVLIQACASGGGRVEYGAMKYFNEVWTSDNTEALSRARIQYGTSLFYPATVMGSHVSATPNHQTSNITPIKFRFDMACAGRLGMELQPKQMNAEEKAFARKAIESYKGYRDIVMEGDLYRIGTPYDDTGYYGVMYVSKDKKKAVLFTYCTLYQSRTLVPKYRLYGLDAQTRYKIREQNVDKKRFWFDGGTFTGEYLNHAGINPNLNKIYDSAVFVLEAE; via the coding sequence ATGAAAAAACTGCTGAAACCGCTCTTCACGGCCCTGTTCGCGGGCATGGTCTGCACCGGCGCCAAGGCCGCCGAACCGCAGGTCATCAACATCCGGACCAACGACCTTTCGATGGTCATGAGCGTCGCTCCGAACGGCGAAGTGCTGTTCCACCACTTCGGAGGACGCATCGACGACGCATCGCCCGCCGCAGGCATCAAAAGCTACCGCCGCACGGACCACGGCACCGACAACCTCGCCTACTCGACGATGGGCGGCCGCAACTTCCGCGAACCCGCGCTGCGCGTGACCCACGCCGACGGGGACATGAACACCGAACTGCGTTACGTGTCGCACGCCACGCGCACGCTGGCCGACAAGAACGTCAGCGAAACGGTCGTCAAACTCACCGACACCAATCAGGCGCTGGACGTCGAACTGGTCTATACGGCCTATGCCAAAGAGAACGTCATCACGACCCACACCGTGATCCGCAACCGCGAAAAGGGCGACGCCGTACTGCACGCCTTCTATTCGTCGTCGCTGCCCGTAAAGGCGCGCAGCTACCTGCTGACCCACCTCTACGGCTCATGGGCGCGCGAGAGCCAGACCGACCACACGCTGCTCACCCACGGCTCGAAGAGCATCGAGTCGCGCAAGCTGGTGCGCACGACGCACACCGAGAACCCGGCCTTCATGGTCACGCTCGACAGCGAAGCCTTCGACGAGAACTACGGCGAGGTGATCGCCGGCGCGCTGGCATGGAGCGGCAACTTCCGGCTCAACTTCGAGGTCGATGAATTCAACGTGCTCAACATCCTCGCGGGAGTCAACCCCTACGCTTCGGATTACACGCTCGCCAAGGGCGAATCGTTCACCACGCCCGAAATGGTCTACACCTACAGCTTCGAGGGCGCAGGCGGCGCGAGCCGCAGCCTGCACGACTGGGCGCGCAACTACGGCGTATGGCACGGCCATACGTACGCCCCGACGCTGCTCAACAGCTGGGAGGGCGCCTACTTCACGTTCGACGCCAAGACCCTGACGGACATGATCGACGACGCGGCGGACATGGGACTGGAAATGTTCGTGCTGGACGACGGATGGTTCGGCAACAAATATCCGCGCAACGATGCGAACGCCGGACTCGGCGACTGGCAGATCAACGCAAAAAAACTCCCCGAAGGCATCGACTACATCGCTTCGCACGCACACCGCAAAGGGCTGAAATTCGGCATCTGGATCGAGCCGGAGATGGTCAACCCCAAGAGCGAACTGGCCGAGAAACATCCTGACTGGATCGTCAGGTCGGGCGACCGCGAAATGCCCCGGATGCGCAACCAGTGGCTGCTGGACCTGACCAACCCCAAGGTGCAGGACTTCGTATTCTCGGTATTCGACAACACGATGAAGCTCTCGCCCAACATCGACTACATCAAATGGGACGCCAACCGCCATGCGGAGAACGCCGGATCGGAATTCCTGCCCAAAGACAGGCAGTCGCACTTCTGGATCGACTATGTGCAGGGATTCTACAAGGTCATGGAGCGCATCCGCGCCAAATATCCCGACGTGCTGATCCAAGCCTGCGCTTCGGGCGGCGGCCGCGTGGAGTACGGCGCGATGAAGTACTTCAACGAGGTGTGGACCAGCGACAACACCGAAGCGCTTTCGCGCGCCCGCATCCAGTACGGCACCAGCCTGTTCTACCCGGCGACGGTCATGGGCTCGCACGTCTCGGCCACGCCCAACCACCAGACCAGCAACATCACGCCGATCAAATTCCGCTTCGACATGGCCTGCGCGGGCCGTCTGGGCATGGAGTTGCAGCCCAAGCAGATGAACGCCGAGGAGAAGGCCTTCGCGCGCAAAGCCATCGAAAGCTACAAGGGATACCGCGACATCGTCATGGAGGGCGACCTCTACCGCATCGGCACGCCTTACGACGATACGGGCTACTACGGGGTGATGTACGTATCGAAAGACAAGAAAAAAGCCGTGCTGTTCACCTACTGCACCCTCTACCAGAGCCGCACGCTGGTTCCGAAATACCGGCTTTACGGACTCGACGCGCAGACCCGCTACAAGATCAGGGAGCAGAACGTCGATAAGAAACGGTTCTGGTTCGACGGCGGCACCTTCACCGGCGAATACCTCAACCATGCGGGCATCAACCCCAATCTGAACAAAATTTACGACAGCGCCGTATTCGTGCTCGAAGCCGAATAG
- a CDS encoding C45 family peptidase — MKRFLKYTLITLLALPLLAAAFLWGLYLTADMEPPAMTVDTAAYRVADHGGYTSCRGSFLRHNRYGLWELYTAGSPEESGAAAGALTAGLMRYQEQVFVDQIREFIPSDGYLKFLRGLIVIFNRNLGRHVPEEYRREIYARSLYCSHDFDAIGTPYERQLNYHAAHDIGHAMSQYMLVGCSSFAAWGGMSADGELVVGRNFDFYMGDDFARHKIVTFCRPQAGHPFVSIGWAGMIGVLSGMNDKGLTVTINAAKGPVPLSAATPISILAREILQHAATIGEALEIARRRDTFVSESLLVASARDGRAAIIEKTPRKTALYESGGEYLVCTNHYQSTELAGDEYNLENLARTDSPCRFARLEELTAANAPLTPQAAVAMLRDQRGEGGADIGVGNDCSVNQSIAHHSVVFRPSALKMWVSTSPWQGGAYICYDLGAVMRDPDPAAELCDAAQEIAADTAYLAHDYPRVVVYRRLGGEIRKAMREETAADAATLDRFERTNPQNFHTWKLLGEYYRSQGDDLRAAQCFDKALQSGIPRTDEREAVERLKSECKP, encoded by the coding sequence ATGAAACGATTTCTCAAATACACGCTCATCACGCTCCTTGCGCTTCCGCTGCTGGCGGCGGCGTTCCTCTGGGGACTCTACCTCACGGCCGACATGGAGCCGCCCGCGATGACCGTAGACACGGCGGCCTACCGCGTCGCGGACCACGGCGGCTACACCTCGTGCCGCGGAAGTTTCCTGCGCCATAACAGATACGGTCTCTGGGAGCTTTACACGGCCGGGTCGCCCGAAGAGTCGGGAGCGGCGGCTGGAGCGCTCACGGCCGGGCTGATGCGCTATCAGGAGCAGGTTTTCGTGGACCAGATCCGCGAATTCATCCCTTCGGACGGTTACCTGAAGTTCCTGCGGGGCCTGATCGTGATCTTCAACCGCAATCTGGGACGGCACGTCCCCGAAGAGTACCGGCGCGAGATATACGCCCGGTCGCTCTACTGCTCGCACGACTTCGACGCCATAGGCACCCCTTACGAGCGTCAGCTCAACTACCATGCGGCGCACGACATCGGGCACGCCATGAGCCAGTACATGCTCGTCGGGTGCAGTTCGTTCGCGGCATGGGGCGGCATGAGCGCCGACGGGGAGCTGGTGGTCGGCCGCAATTTCGACTTCTACATGGGCGACGACTTCGCCCGCCACAAAATCGTCACCTTCTGCCGTCCGCAGGCCGGGCACCCTTTCGTCAGCATCGGCTGGGCCGGGATGATCGGCGTACTGTCGGGCATGAACGACAAGGGGCTGACCGTGACGATCAACGCCGCCAAAGGTCCCGTTCCGCTCTCGGCGGCGACCCCGATTTCGATCCTCGCGCGCGAAATCCTGCAGCATGCGGCCACGATCGGCGAAGCCCTCGAAATCGCCCGCCGCCGCGACACCTTCGTCAGCGAATCGCTGCTCGTCGCATCGGCGCGCGACGGAAGGGCCGCAATCATCGAGAAGACGCCCCGCAAGACCGCCCTGTACGAAAGCGGCGGCGAATACCTCGTCTGCACGAACCATTACCAGTCGACCGAACTGGCCGGCGACGAATACAACCTCGAAAACCTCGCCCGGACGGACAGCCCCTGCCGCTTCGCACGGCTGGAGGAGCTGACGGCGGCAAACGCGCCGCTCACACCTCAGGCGGCCGTGGCCATGCTGCGCGACCAGCGGGGCGAAGGCGGCGCGGACATCGGCGTCGGAAACGACTGCTCGGTCAACCAGTCGATCGCCCACCACTCGGTCGTATTCCGGCCCTCGGCGTTGAAAATGTGGGTTTCGACCTCGCCGTGGCAGGGCGGCGCCTATATCTGCTACGATCTGGGAGCCGTCATGCGCGATCCCGATCCGGCCGCAGAGCTTTGCGACGCGGCGCAGGAGATAGCCGCCGACACGGCCTACCTCGCGCACGACTATCCGCGCGTGGTGGTATACAGGCGGCTGGGCGGAGAAATCCGCAAAGCCATGCGGGAAGAGACCGCCGCCGACGCCGCGACGCTCGACCGTTTCGAACGGACCAATCCGCAGAATTTCCACACATGGAAACTGCTGGGAGAATACTACCGCTCGCAGGGCGACGACCTCCGGGCGGCGCAATGCTTCGACAAGGCGCTGCAGAGCGGAATCCCGCGCACCGACGAGCGGGAAGCGGTTGAAAGACTAAAATCGGAATGTAAGCCATGA
- a CDS encoding DUF1893 domain-containing protein — MTKEQKEQTVGLLFAEKCSCVVRNGDEVRIFRERGVKDLYRLLREEPQLLDGAFVADKVVGKGAAALMILGGVEELFADVVSRAALDLFAAAGKAVAYTVAVPHIINRADDGICPVERLCAEAQTAGECLPLIEGFIRKMQERNE, encoded by the coding sequence ATGACGAAGGAACAGAAGGAGCAGACGGTCGGACTGCTGTTCGCCGAGAAGTGTTCGTGCGTCGTCCGCAACGGGGACGAAGTGCGGATTTTCCGCGAACGGGGCGTGAAGGACCTCTACAGGCTGCTGCGCGAGGAGCCGCAGCTGCTCGACGGGGCTTTCGTGGCCGACAAGGTGGTCGGCAAAGGCGCGGCGGCGCTGATGATTCTGGGCGGCGTGGAGGAGCTTTTCGCCGACGTGGTGAGCCGTGCGGCCCTCGACCTGTTCGCCGCCGCGGGAAAAGCAGTCGCCTACACGGTCGCCGTGCCCCATATCATCAACCGTGCGGACGACGGGATATGTCCCGTGGAGCGGCTCTGCGCCGAGGCGCAGACGGCCGGGGAGTGTCTGCCGCTGATCGAAGGATTCATCCGCAAAATGCAGGAGCGAAACGAATAG
- a CDS encoding phenylacetate--CoA ligase family protein, producing the protein MIRNPEIQFASADAIAAFQQERLREEIAYLYENSPYYRRMFDHCGARPGDIRTQEDLRRLPVTTKTDLQLHPQDFICVPRSRIIDYVTTSGTLGDPVTFALTEEDLDRLAYNEAESFTTAGCTPEDVLQLMTTIDRRFMAGLAYFLGARKLRCGVIRVGNGIPELQWDTIRRIGPTGCIVVPSFLTKLVAYAEEHGIDYRRSSLRRAICIGEALRDTAFGNNTLGAKITELWPELELFSTYASTEMQTSITECGHHCGGHVPADLILVELLDEQNNPVAEGEEGEVVITTLGVRGMPLLRFRTGDICIGYTERCACGRGTMRLSSVIGRKGQMIKFKGTTLYPPALYDILENIPGVSNYIIEVFTGSLGTDQIVLRIGSARRDEAFEKEIKDTFRSKVRVAPEVVFEPVEYIAKKQMPQISRKQIKFVDLREQTK; encoded by the coding sequence ATGATAAGAAATCCGGAAATACAATTCGCATCGGCGGATGCGATCGCCGCGTTCCAGCAGGAACGCCTGCGCGAAGAGATCGCCTATCTGTACGAAAATTCACCCTACTACCGGCGCATGTTCGACCACTGCGGCGCGCGTCCGGGCGACATCCGCACGCAGGAGGACCTGCGGCGGCTGCCGGTGACCACCAAGACCGACCTGCAGCTCCACCCGCAGGATTTCATCTGCGTACCCCGCAGCCGCATCATCGACTACGTGACCACTTCGGGAACGCTCGGCGACCCGGTGACGTTCGCCCTCACGGAGGAGGACCTCGACCGGCTGGCCTACAACGAAGCCGAATCCTTCACCACGGCGGGATGCACGCCGGAGGACGTGCTGCAGCTGATGACCACCATCGACCGCCGCTTCATGGCGGGGCTGGCCTATTTTCTGGGCGCGCGGAAGCTCCGGTGCGGCGTGATCCGCGTCGGGAACGGCATTCCCGAACTGCAGTGGGACACCATACGGCGCATCGGCCCCACGGGCTGCATCGTCGTGCCGTCGTTCCTGACAAAACTGGTCGCCTATGCCGAGGAGCACGGCATCGACTACCGCCGCTCGTCGCTGCGCCGTGCGATCTGCATCGGCGAAGCGCTGCGCGACACCGCCTTCGGCAACAACACGCTGGGGGCCAAGATTACCGAGCTGTGGCCTGAACTGGAGCTCTTCTCGACCTACGCTTCGACCGAGATGCAGACCTCGATCACCGAGTGCGGGCACCATTGCGGCGGCCACGTGCCGGCCGACCTGATTCTGGTGGAGCTGCTCGACGAGCAGAACAACCCCGTCGCCGAAGGCGAGGAGGGAGAGGTCGTCATTACGACGCTCGGCGTGCGGGGCATGCCGCTGCTGCGCTTCCGCACGGGCGACATCTGCATCGGATACACGGAGCGGTGCGCCTGCGGACGCGGCACGATGCGGCTTTCGTCGGTCATCGGCCGAAAGGGGCAGATGATCAAGTTCAAGGGCACGACGCTCTATCCGCCCGCGCTGTACGACATACTGGAGAACATTCCGGGCGTGAGCAACTACATCATCGAGGTCTTCACGGGCAGTCTGGGCACCGACCAGATCGTGCTGCGCATCGGCAGCGCGCGCCGCGACGAAGCTTTCGAAAAGGAGATAAAGGACACGTTCCGCTCGAAAGTGCGCGTCGCCCCGGAGGTGGTTTTCGAACCCGTGGAGTACATTGCGAAAAAACAGATGCCCCAGATTAGCCGGAAACAAATTAAATTCGTAGATTTACGCGAACAAACCAAATAA
- a CDS encoding aldo/keto reductase: protein MEYRTLGRTGLRVSAVALGCEGFMNRPEEEVRADFDFAIENGINFLDLYASNPELRSSIGAALAGRREGFVIQGHLCSVWEEGQYLRTRDPEKAQAAFDDLLARLGTDYVDIGMIHYVDAEDDLRKVLDGPILQLALRLRSEGRLRHIGISSHNPAVARQAAGTGLIDVLMFSLNPCYDLLPPSDDVDTLWADESYAQELHNIDPERQRLYEFCEREGVAIDVMKAYGGGDLLSGTNSPFGKPMTPVQCIEYALTRPGVAAVMAGCRSRTEIEAALAWCTATAAQRDYTQALTGLGRFSWEGHCMYCGHCAPCTAGIDIASVNKYYNLTLAQDEVPETVREHYNLLAHHASECIACGRCQSNCPFGVDIVGRMQLAAAKFGY from the coding sequence ATGGAGTACAGGACACTGGGCCGCACGGGACTGCGCGTCAGCGCCGTGGCGCTGGGCTGCGAGGGATTTATGAACCGGCCGGAGGAAGAGGTGCGGGCAGACTTCGACTTCGCAATCGAAAACGGGATCAACTTCCTCGACCTCTACGCTTCGAACCCCGAACTGCGCAGCAGCATCGGCGCGGCACTGGCCGGGCGGCGCGAAGGGTTCGTCATACAGGGGCACCTCTGCTCGGTGTGGGAAGAGGGGCAGTATCTCCGCACGCGCGATCCGGAGAAGGCGCAGGCCGCATTCGACGACCTGCTCGCGCGGCTGGGGACGGATTACGTCGATATAGGCATGATCCACTACGTCGATGCCGAGGACGACCTGCGGAAGGTATTGGACGGGCCGATCCTGCAACTGGCACTGCGGCTCCGGTCGGAGGGGCGCCTGCGCCATATCGGCATCAGCAGCCACAACCCCGCCGTAGCGCGGCAGGCCGCGGGAACCGGACTGATCGACGTGCTGATGTTCTCGCTCAACCCCTGTTACGACCTGCTGCCGCCGAGCGACGACGTGGACACGCTCTGGGCCGACGAAAGCTATGCGCAGGAGCTGCACAACATCGACCCCGAACGCCAGCGGCTCTACGAATTCTGCGAACGCGAAGGCGTGGCGATCGACGTGATGAAGGCGTACGGCGGCGGGGACCTGCTGAGCGGGACCAACTCGCCGTTCGGGAAGCCGATGACACCGGTGCAGTGCATCGAATACGCCCTGACGCGCCCCGGCGTGGCGGCCGTGATGGCCGGATGCCGCAGCCGGACCGAAATCGAGGCGGCGCTCGCATGGTGTACGGCGACAGCCGCCCAGCGCGACTACACGCAGGCGCTGACAGGACTCGGCCGGTTCTCGTGGGAAGGACACTGCATGTACTGCGGCCACTGCGCCCCCTGCACGGCGGGGATCGACATCGCAAGCGTGAACAAATACTACAATCTGACGCTGGCGCAGGACGAAGTGCCCGAAACCGTGCGCGAACATTACAACCTGCTGGCGCACCACGCTTCGGAGTGCATCGCCTGCGGCCGCTGCCAGAGCAACTGTCCCTTCGGAGTCGATATCGTCGGCCGCATGCAGCTGGCGGCCGCGAAGTTCGGGTACTGA
- a CDS encoding DUF362 domain-containing protein has product MINRMYVIILLSVLPLTACGSAQGGEKTEAPEVYFIREITPRNMVRIYEAQERPATGKVAVKLSTGEPDGHNYLKPELIKEIVTKVGGTIVECNTAYGGGRAHTEAHLKAAADHGFTAIAPVDIMDADGEVSLPVKGGRHLKENFVGSHYPRYDFTVVLSHFKGHAMGGFGGAVKNISIGIASSAGKAWIHSAGKTKNAAEMWSDLPAQDDFLESMAESAKSVADHCGDRILYISVMNNLSVDCDCDAHPEEPKMGDIGILASLDPVALDKACVDMVYASPDPGKSHLIERMESRHGIHTLEHAEAIGLGSQQYRLVELK; this is encoded by the coding sequence ATGATCAATAGAATGTATGTGATCATACTGCTGTCGGTCCTGCCTTTGACGGCTTGCGGATCGGCTCAGGGCGGCGAAAAGACCGAAGCCCCCGAAGTATACTTCATCCGCGAGATCACACCCCGAAACATGGTGCGCATCTACGAAGCGCAGGAACGTCCCGCGACGGGAAAGGTCGCCGTCAAGCTCTCGACGGGCGAACCGGACGGGCACAATTACCTCAAACCGGAGCTGATAAAGGAGATCGTGACCAAAGTCGGCGGCACGATCGTCGAGTGCAACACCGCCTACGGCGGCGGACGCGCACACACGGAAGCGCACCTGAAGGCCGCCGCCGACCACGGTTTCACGGCCATCGCCCCGGTGGACATCATGGACGCCGACGGAGAGGTGAGCCTGCCGGTGAAAGGCGGAAGACACCTGAAAGAGAACTTCGTCGGCTCGCACTACCCCCGCTACGACTTCACGGTGGTGCTGTCGCACTTCAAGGGGCATGCGATGGGCGGCTTCGGCGGTGCGGTCAAGAACATCTCGATCGGCATCGCATCGTCGGCCGGGAAAGCGTGGATACACTCGGCGGGCAAGACCAAAAACGCCGCCGAAATGTGGAGCGACCTCCCGGCGCAGGACGACTTTCTGGAGTCGATGGCCGAGTCGGCCAAGTCGGTCGCCGACCACTGCGGCGACAGGATTCTCTACATCAGCGTGATGAACAACCTCTCGGTGGACTGCGACTGCGACGCGCATCCCGAAGAGCCGAAGATGGGCGACATCGGCATCCTCGCCTCGCTCGATCCCGTAGCGCTGGACAAGGCGTGCGTCGACATGGTATACGCATCGCCCGATCCGGGGAAATCGCACCTGATCGAGCGCATGGAGTCGCGCCACGGCATTCACACGCTCGAACACGCCGAAGCCATAGGGCTGGGTTCGCAGCAGTACCGACTCGTGGAACTGAAATAG
- a CDS encoding Tex family protein, which yields MTEQIIAQRLGIALRQVQGTVRLLRDGATIPFISRYRKEATGSLDELQVGAVKEQLDKLTELEARKQTVLSTIGEQGKLTDELRKRIEACWEAVELEDIYLPYKPKRRTRATVARERGLEPLANSIMAQNSHDIARQAQRFVTADVPTPEEAIAGACDIIAERVSEDERARNSVRRTAAREGAVHSRLVKGKEQEGVKYSDYFDATSPLRTVSSHRFLAMRRGMDEGVLKISVEMDADRITEGLCRQFVRHGSATREWMEAAVADSFKRLIRPSIETELLAAAKEKADDEAIRVFAENLRQLLLSAPLGQKRIIAVDPGFRTGCKVVALDSQGNLLHNTTVYPHPPQNRYAEAAETLRSLAARYKAEAFAIGDGTAGRETEQLVRGLGLEGVGVFMVSEDGASVYSASAAAREEFPDHDVTVRGAVSIGRRLMDPLSELVKIDPKSIGVGQYQHSVDQSKLRARLVTVVESCVNKVGVNINTASKHILTYISGLGLALAENIVAYRAANGDFKDRKSLLKVPRLGAKAYEQAAGFLRVVGGRNPLDNSAVHPESYHIVERMAADAGVTVEQLLADKELRKGIKPERYVDAEVGLPTVTDILEALDKRGLDPREQLQAFSFDPDVHSVADLREGMTLPGIVTNITAFGAFVDIGIKQDGLVHISQLADRYVASPADVVHLGQHVEVRVTGIDTVRNRIALSMRKNG from the coding sequence ATGACCGAACAAATCATAGCACAAAGACTCGGAATCGCCCTCCGGCAGGTGCAGGGCACGGTACGCCTGCTGCGCGACGGCGCGACGATACCCTTTATCAGCCGCTACCGCAAGGAGGCGACCGGTTCGCTCGACGAACTGCAGGTCGGGGCCGTCAAGGAGCAGCTGGACAAACTCACCGAACTCGAAGCACGCAAACAGACCGTCCTCTCGACGATCGGGGAGCAGGGCAAACTGACCGACGAACTTCGCAAACGCATCGAAGCGTGCTGGGAAGCCGTAGAGCTGGAGGATATTTACCTGCCTTACAAGCCCAAGCGGCGGACACGGGCGACCGTAGCGCGCGAACGCGGGCTGGAGCCGCTGGCAAACAGCATCATGGCGCAAAATTCGCACGACATCGCACGGCAGGCGCAGCGTTTCGTCACGGCCGACGTACCGACTCCGGAGGAGGCGATAGCCGGGGCGTGCGACATCATCGCCGAGCGGGTGTCGGAGGACGAGCGCGCCCGCAACAGCGTACGCCGCACGGCGGCCCGCGAAGGCGCAGTTCACTCCCGGCTCGTGAAAGGCAAGGAGCAGGAAGGGGTCAAATATTCGGACTACTTCGATGCGACGTCGCCGCTGCGCACCGTTTCATCGCACCGCTTTCTGGCCATGCGCCGCGGCATGGACGAAGGAGTCCTGAAGATCTCGGTGGAGATGGACGCCGACCGCATTACGGAAGGGCTTTGCCGCCAGTTCGTACGCCACGGCTCGGCGACGCGCGAATGGATGGAAGCTGCCGTCGCGGACTCGTTCAAACGTCTGATACGGCCCTCGATCGAGACCGAACTGCTGGCGGCGGCCAAGGAGAAGGCCGACGACGAAGCGATCCGGGTATTCGCCGAAAACCTGCGGCAGCTGCTGCTCTCGGCGCCGCTCGGACAGAAGCGCATCATCGCCGTCGACCCCGGATTCCGCACGGGCTGCAAAGTCGTGGCGCTCGATTCGCAGGGCAACCTGCTGCACAACACCACCGTCTATCCCCATCCGCCGCAGAACCGTTACGCCGAAGCCGCCGAAACGCTGCGGTCGCTGGCGGCCCGGTACAAGGCCGAAGCCTTCGCCATAGGCGACGGCACGGCAGGGCGCGAGACCGAACAGCTGGTCCGCGGACTGGGGCTGGAGGGCGTCGGGGTGTTCATGGTGAGCGAGGACGGCGCATCGGTCTACTCGGCGTCGGCCGCGGCCCGCGAAGAGTTCCCCGATCACGACGTGACCGTTCGCGGCGCAGTCAGCATCGGCCGCAGGCTGATGGACCCGCTGTCGGAGCTGGTGAAGATCGACCCAAAGTCGATCGGCGTGGGACAATACCAGCACAGCGTCGATCAGTCCAAGCTCAGGGCCAGACTGGTCACGGTGGTCGAGAGCTGCGTGAACAAGGTCGGCGTGAACATCAACACCGCATCGAAGCATATTCTGACCTACATATCCGGTCTGGGGCTTGCGCTGGCCGAAAACATCGTCGCATACCGCGCCGCGAACGGCGATTTCAAAGACCGGAAAAGCCTGCTGAAAGTGCCGCGTCTGGGCGCCAAAGCCTACGAGCAGGCGGCGGGATTCCTGCGCGTGGTAGGCGGCAGGAATCCGCTCGACAACAGCGCCGTGCACCCGGAGTCGTATCATATCGTGGAGCGGATGGCCGCCGACGCGGGCGTGACGGTCGAGCAACTGCTGGCGGACAAGGAGCTGCGCAAAGGCATAAAACCCGAAAGATACGTGGACGCCGAGGTGGGGCTGCCGACCGTGACGGACATTCTCGAAGCGCTCGACAAGCGGGGTCTCGACCCGCGCGAACAGTTGCAGGCATTCTCGTTCGACCCCGACGTGCACTCGGTCGCCGACCTGCGCGAAGGCATGACGCTGCCCGGCATCGTCACCAACATCACGGCCTTCGGCGCGTTCGTCGATATCGGCATCAAGCAGGACGGGCTGGTGCATATCTCGCAGCTGGCCGACCGCTACGTCGCATCGCCGGCCGATGTCGTCCATTTGGGACAGCACGTCGAAGTCCGCGTGACGGGCATCGACACGGTCCGCAACCGCATTGCACTGTCGATGCGCAAGAACGGCTGA